A genomic region of Chryseobacterium sp. KACC 21268 contains the following coding sequences:
- the pnuC gene encoding nicotinamide riboside transporter PnuC, whose protein sequence is MDFLQTLTAQYSSYETYLIYFEAIAVIFGLLSVFFSIRQNIWVYPTGIISTVLFIYITYKFGLLGDMLINFYYSVMSIYGWILWSKNSEDDIHVAIKKASAKEWKEGSLLFVGSLILIGIIYYYKPFIDNKFSMENVQMGLYHLDWANYTDILTASMFFVGMYFMAKRNIENWIFWIVADIICVPMMYQKGLAITSIQYVIFTIMAIIGYVEWKKSLAKI, encoded by the coding sequence ATGGATTTTTTACAAACTCTCACTGCGCAGTACAGTTCCTACGAGACTTATCTTATTTATTTTGAAGCGATTGCCGTTATTTTTGGATTACTGAGTGTTTTTTTCTCAATCAGACAGAATATCTGGGTTTATCCTACCGGCATCATATCCACAGTACTTTTCATATATATTACATACAAATTTGGTCTGTTGGGCGATATGCTCATTAACTTTTATTACAGTGTAATGAGCATCTACGGCTGGATTCTTTGGTCAAAAAATTCGGAAGACGATATTCATGTGGCAATCAAAAAGGCCAGTGCGAAAGAATGGAAGGAAGGAAGTCTGCTGTTTGTAGGCAGTTTGATTTTGATCGGAATCATTTATTATTACAAGCCTTTTATTGATAATAAATTTTCTATGGAAAACGTACAGATGGGACTTTACCACTTAGATTGGGCGAATTACACAGATATTCTTACGGCTTCTATGTTTTTCGTCGGAATGTATTTTATGGCCAAAAGAAACATCGAGAATTGGATTTTCTGGATTGTAGCAGATATCATTTGTGTTCCGATGATGTATCAGAAAGGCTTAGCCATCACGTCTATCCAATACGTTATTTTTACGATAATGGCCATCATAGGTTATGTGGAATGGAAGAAAAGCCTAGCAAAAATTTGA
- a CDS encoding nitronate monooxygenase, whose translation MSSFIDFGIASKQYHGMNKITQLFNIKYPIIQGGMIWHSGWKLASAVSNNGGLGLIGSASMYPDILRENIQKCKQATDKPFGVNIALLYPNIEEIINIILEEGVKIVFTSAGNPKTYTETLKKEGIKVAHVVASSKFAVKCQDAGVDAVVAEGFEAGGHNGREETTTLCLIPNVKKHIDIPLIAAGGIGLGSQMKAAMILGADGVQIGSRFAATVEASSHDNFKHKITELKEGDTQLTLKELAPVRLIKNKFYHDLEGLYDSGRNVEALKATLGRARAKLGMFEGDLTEGELEIGQVSALIDEILPVEKVFQNLIKEFNEAKVDLTL comes from the coding sequence ATGTCCAGCTTCATAGACTTCGGAATTGCCTCAAAACAATATCACGGAATGAACAAAATCACACAGCTTTTCAACATCAAATATCCAATCATTCAAGGTGGAATGATTTGGCACTCAGGATGGAAGTTGGCTTCCGCCGTTTCAAACAATGGCGGATTGGGATTGATAGGTTCTGCCAGTATGTATCCCGATATTCTGAGAGAAAATATTCAGAAATGTAAACAAGCGACGGACAAACCTTTTGGTGTCAATATCGCTTTGCTTTATCCAAATATTGAAGAGATCATCAACATCATTCTGGAAGAGGGCGTAAAAATCGTTTTCACATCAGCAGGAAATCCAAAAACCTACACCGAAACTCTAAAGAAAGAAGGCATCAAGGTTGCTCACGTGGTGGCGAGTTCCAAATTTGCAGTGAAATGTCAAGATGCAGGCGTAGATGCTGTTGTAGCAGAAGGTTTCGAAGCGGGTGGACATAATGGTAGAGAAGAGACAACAACACTTTGCCTAATTCCAAATGTCAAAAAACATATCGATATTCCACTCATCGCAGCGGGCGGAATTGGACTGGGAAGTCAGATGAAAGCAGCGATGATTCTTGGCGCAGACGGCGTTCAAATTGGTTCTCGTTTCGCAGCAACAGTTGAAGCAAGTTCGCACGATAATTTCAAACATAAAATCACGGAATTGAAAGAAGGCGACACGCAATTGACTTTGAAGGAATTGGCGCCAGTAAGATTAATTAAAAATAAATTCTACCACGATTTGGAAGGCCTTTACGACTCTGGCAGAAATGTTGAAGCGTTGAAAGCAACTTTGGGAAGAGCTCGCGCAAAACTTGGGATGTTTGAAGGTGATCTCACGGAAGGTGAATTGGAGATCGGACAAGTTTCTGCTTTGATTGATGAAATTCTTCCCGTAGAAAAAGTCTTTCAAAATTTAATCAAGGAATTCAACGAAGCAAAAGTAGATTTGACTTTATAA
- a CDS encoding T9SS type A sorting domain-containing protein, with the protein MKKTLLSLAVLGFLANNLQAQVNVSATSGTSTGSYTTLKGAFDAINAGTHQGAIIINVTGDTTETTTAVLNASAGTSSYTSVLIKPATGVNATITSASPVATIRFFGADNVTIDGSNNGSSSRNLSINTTYVATTGTNPVALWVSSTTTDGAENVTLKNTNFSGSTSAGTVGAVIISGTALGAAEFPNNNFSAINNTFARAQNGIFGVGNATNTDTGWIIRNNEIGSTVAADKMLFRGIAVQNAKNFEVSGNIIKGVALPATSTGTAQGILVGAAVTNGQIFNNKISDIKQPNTAGYGAVGLYINSNVPASNLLIYNNFINDIAGTGYSLGGGLADNGNGIVIGNGGGFKLYYNTVVMDTNQTNAGRPSALNILSTVTTAASIDIRNNIFVNKQTQAGDRYAIYSGAANTVYSNINYNDYYSTGTNLGYIGSARINLAAIQTGFGGNVNSLNILPAFVSATDLHLATTGNAALDNKGTPIAEVALDIDGNTRSTTTPDLGGNEFTDVTLAIHDVNKARISYYPNPVTDYLQITNTSKIKNVDIYNASGQLMKNIELNSEKGSIDMKVLPAGVYILKVNTDKQSESLKIIKK; encoded by the coding sequence ATGAAAAAAACTCTACTATCTTTAGCAGTGTTGGGTTTTCTTGCAAACAATTTGCAAGCCCAAGTGAATGTAAGTGCGACTTCCGGCACATCCACAGGAAGCTATACCACTTTAAAGGGTGCATTCGATGCAATTAATGCAGGAACACATCAAGGTGCTATTATCATCAATGTTACTGGTGACACAACAGAAACCACAACTGCTGTTTTAAATGCAAGCGCGGGGACATCCAGTTACACTTCAGTCCTGATCAAACCTGCAACAGGTGTAAATGCAACAATTACAAGTGCAAGTCCAGTTGCAACTATCAGATTCTTTGGAGCTGATAATGTGACTATAGATGGCAGCAACAACGGAAGTTCTTCCAGAAACCTTAGCATCAACACAACGTATGTTGCTACAACAGGTACAAATCCAGTAGCACTTTGGGTATCTTCAACAACTACAGACGGGGCAGAAAATGTTACGCTCAAGAATACTAATTTTTCAGGATCTACAAGCGCTGGAACAGTTGGAGCTGTAATCATATCGGGAACGGCGTTGGGTGCGGCTGAATTTCCAAATAATAATTTTTCTGCAATCAATAATACTTTCGCAAGAGCGCAAAACGGAATTTTCGGTGTTGGTAATGCAACCAATACAGATACTGGCTGGATTATTAGAAATAATGAAATAGGCTCAACCGTTGCTGCAGATAAAATGTTGTTCAGAGGTATTGCTGTTCAAAATGCCAAAAACTTTGAAGTTAGCGGAAATATTATAAAAGGGGTTGCTTTGCCTGCAACTTCGACCGGTACAGCACAAGGTATTTTAGTAGGTGCAGCAGTGACTAATGGACAAATTTTCAACAATAAAATCTCAGATATTAAACAGCCAAACACTGCGGGCTATGGAGCGGTAGGACTATATATCAATTCAAATGTGCCCGCATCCAATTTATTAATATATAACAACTTCATTAATGATATCGCAGGGACTGGCTATTCTTTAGGCGGCGGGCTAGCGGATAACGGGAACGGTATCGTGATTGGTAATGGTGGAGGGTTTAAACTTTACTACAATACTGTGGTGATGGATACAAACCAGACCAATGCCGGGCGCCCTTCCGCACTAAATATTTTAAGTACTGTAACTACCGCTGCATCAATCGATATCAGAAATAATATCTTTGTAAACAAGCAAACCCAGGCAGGAGACAGATATGCTATATATTCGGGAGCTGCAAACACTGTGTACTCTAATATAAATTACAACGATTATTACTCTACCGGAACCAACTTAGGTTACATCGGATCGGCAAGAATTAATCTCGCCGCAATACAGACAGGATTTGGAGGAAACGTGAATTCCCTTAACATTCTTCCAGCATTTGTATCCGCTACAGATCTCCATCTGGCCACTACTGGCAATGCAGCATTAGATAATAAAGGCACTCCTATTGCAGAGGTAGCTCTGGATATAGATGGAAACACCAGAAGTACTACAACGCCTGATTTAGGTGGAAATGAATTCACAGATGTAACACTTGCAATTCATGATGTCAATAAAGCAAGAATCAGCTATTATCCTAATCCTGTTACAGATTACCTGCAAATTACCAATACCAGCAAAATCAAAAATGTAGATATCTACAATGCTTCCGGACAATTAATGAAAAATATTGAACTTAATTCTGAGAAAGGTTCTATTGATATGAAAGTTCTACCAGCCGGTGTCTATATTCTGAAAGTGAACACTGATAAACAATCAGAATCCTTGAAAATAATCAAAAAATAA
- a CDS encoding aminotransferase class I and II — translation MDLSLRTVTVTRYILPLREGGSLPALAEADDDFKYVLKFRGAGHGVKALISELIGGKISQVLGFRIPELVFANLSVDFGRSEADEEIQDLLKGSCGLNLALHYLSGAITYDPGAVKIDAKLSSEIVWLDAFLTNIDRTFRNTNMLMWHKELWLIDNGASLYFHHSWDNWEKNAVSPFVMIKDHVLLPQASELDSANERFKAILTDDVLREIVELIPEDWLQWNDTELTPTEIKNVYFQFLTLRRDHSDNFLNEAKNARAKVI, via the coding sequence TTGGACTTATCCTTAAGAACAGTTACGGTAACCCGCTACATCCTGCCCTTACGGGAAGGTGGTTCTCTGCCAGCGTTGGCGGAAGCGGACGACGATTTCAAATATGTGTTGAAGTTTCGAGGTGCTGGACACGGCGTCAAAGCTTTGATCTCGGAATTGATCGGTGGGAAAATCTCGCAGGTTTTGGGATTCCGAATTCCAGAATTGGTGTTTGCGAATCTTTCCGTGGATTTTGGGAGAAGTGAGGCCGATGAAGAGATCCAGGACCTTTTGAAGGGTAGTTGCGGACTGAATCTCGCTTTGCATTATCTTTCCGGCGCCATCACTTACGATCCTGGCGCAGTGAAAATCGATGCGAAATTGTCTTCCGAGATTGTTTGGCTGGATGCATTCCTCACCAATATCGACCGTACTTTCCGAAATACGAATATGCTGATGTGGCACAAGGAATTGTGGCTGATTGACAACGGTGCCTCGCTCTACTTCCACCATTCTTGGGACAATTGGGAGAAGAATGCCGTGAGTCCGTTTGTGATGATCAAAGACCACGTTTTGTTGCCTCAAGCTTCTGAATTGGATTCTGCCAATGAAAGATTCAAAGCGATATTGACGGACGACGTTTTGAGAGAGATCGTAGAACTAATTCCTGAAGATTGGTTGCAATGGAACGATACCGAACTGACGCCGACTGAAATAAAAAATGTTTACTTTCAATTTCTGACTTTGAGACGAGACCATTCTGATAACTTTTTAAATGAAGCCAAAAATGCAAGAGCAAAAGTTATATGA
- a CDS encoding amino acid permease has product MANIWIKKPMEAYEADIKKSQLKRVLGKWSLTAIGIGAIIGGGIFVLTGTGAYYNAGPALALSFVVAGIACVFAALCYAEFASILPVEGSAYAYAYGTVGEIFAWIIGWGLILEYAMGSMTVAVSWSGYFAKLLKMFGLHLPYWMTTDPGTANKAFGEATSQIAAGGLPLEKLQAFQETINNFNAAPELLNFKLFLNLPALLIVLVVISILVRGTKGAAKANNFIVILKVSAIIFVIVAGVFFINVENWTPFIPEATTIIENGKSEPAYGYSGIIAGAAAIFFAYVGFDAVSTQAGEAINPKKDVPFAIITSLVVCTVLYILVSLVLTGMMHYTDFNPLGKYPDAIKAPVAYAFDIAGQAWAGYIITIAATVGLISVLMVMIMGQSRIFLGMSKDGLIPSTFSKVDAEAGVPKKNLYILGAVIAVVAAFTPINDLAHMTSFGTLFAFTMVCVAVWILRKKEPNLQRNFKVPMLPVVATLGILINVYLIFNLSPEAQKYSLIWLALGFVIYFLYSKKNSKMQNGGFGETFKAEQTPLEEVDVDIDNKH; this is encoded by the coding sequence ATGGCAAACATTTGGATTAAGAAGCCAATGGAAGCGTACGAAGCAGACATCAAAAAAAGTCAGCTGAAACGCGTATTGGGGAAATGGAGTTTAACGGCTATTGGAATTGGTGCTATCATTGGGGGTGGCATTTTTGTTTTAACAGGTACAGGAGCTTATTATAATGCTGGTCCGGCTTTGGCACTTTCATTCGTTGTGGCTGGGATTGCCTGCGTTTTTGCAGCACTTTGTTATGCAGAATTTGCTTCAATACTTCCGGTAGAAGGTTCAGCTTACGCTTATGCTTACGGAACAGTTGGAGAGATCTTCGCTTGGATCATCGGTTGGGGATTGATTTTGGAATATGCAATGGGATCTATGACGGTTGCTGTCTCGTGGTCCGGTTATTTTGCGAAACTGCTCAAGATGTTCGGTTTGCATCTGCCATACTGGATGACTACAGATCCCGGGACAGCTAACAAAGCCTTTGGAGAAGCTACTTCACAGATTGCTGCAGGAGGATTGCCATTAGAAAAATTACAAGCGTTTCAGGAAACTATCAATAATTTCAATGCAGCGCCTGAACTCTTGAATTTCAAATTGTTCTTGAACTTACCTGCATTACTAATCGTTTTGGTAGTTATTTCAATCTTAGTAAGAGGAACAAAAGGAGCCGCAAAAGCCAACAACTTTATTGTTATCTTAAAAGTTTCTGCTATTATTTTCGTGATTGTAGCCGGCGTATTTTTTATCAATGTTGAAAACTGGACACCTTTCATTCCGGAAGCTACAACGATAATTGAGAACGGAAAATCCGAACCAGCTTATGGTTACAGCGGGATTATTGCCGGTGCAGCTGCTATTTTCTTTGCTTACGTAGGCTTTGATGCCGTTTCTACACAGGCAGGAGAGGCGATCAATCCGAAGAAAGACGTTCCTTTTGCAATCATCACTTCATTGGTAGTTTGTACTGTTTTATACATATTGGTTTCATTGGTACTAACAGGAATGATGCATTACACGGACTTCAATCCACTAGGTAAATATCCGGACGCCATCAAAGCACCTGTGGCTTACGCCTTTGATATCGCAGGACAGGCTTGGGCAGGCTACATCATCACGATTGCAGCTACAGTAGGTTTGATCTCAGTTTTAATGGTAATGATTATGGGACAATCCAGAATTTTCCTAGGAATGTCAAAAGATGGTTTGATTCCTTCCACTTTCTCAAAAGTAGATGCAGAAGCAGGCGTTCCGAAAAAGAATCTTTACATCTTGGGCGCAGTGATTGCAGTAGTTGCAGCATTCACGCCAATTAATGATTTGGCGCATATGACCAGTTTCGGGACATTATTTGCCTTCACAATGGTTTGCGTAGCCGTTTGGATCCTAAGAAAGAAAGAACCGAATCTGCAAAGAAACTTCAAAGTTCCAATGCTGCCGGTTGTTGCAACTTTAGGGATTTTGATCAACGTTTATTTGATTTTCAACCTTAGTCCGGAAGCTCAGAAATATTCATTGATCTGGCTAGCTCTAGGATTTGTGATTTATTTCCTTTACAGTAAGAAAAATTCCAAGATGCAGAATGGCGGATTTGGAGAGACTTTCAAGGCAGAACAGACACCTTTGGAAGAAGTGGACGTCGATATAGACAACAAACATTAA
- a CDS encoding DUF4268 domain-containing protein yields MFSKQEAQQLKTEFWTAFGKAFPRKWLLYDTKIKDFSFKFSADNKKAEVSIDIEMKDELFRNAYFEKFQSLEDLLKDEIGEFQMDEFYTLESGKVISRIWVEKHNVSIFNKQTWPDTFEFFVEKMNAFEIFYYEYEDFIKSV; encoded by the coding sequence ATGTTTTCAAAGCAAGAAGCACAACAACTCAAGACAGAATTCTGGACGGCTTTCGGAAAGGCTTTTCCGAGGAAATGGTTGTTGTACGATACCAAGATCAAGGATTTTTCTTTCAAGTTTTCTGCTGATAACAAAAAAGCGGAGGTCTCAATTGATATTGAAATGAAGGATGAACTCTTCAGAAATGCCTACTTCGAGAAGTTTCAGTCTTTGGAAGATCTGTTGAAAGATGAGATCGGCGAATTCCAGATGGATGAATTTTACACTTTGGAAAGTGGAAAAGTCATCAGCAGAATTTGGGTGGAAAAACACAATGTCAGTATTTTTAATAAGCAAACCTGGCCAGACACTTTTGAATTCTTTGTCGAGAAAATGAATGCCTTCGAAATATTCTATTATGAATATGAGGATTTTATAAAATCAGTTTAA
- a CDS encoding glycosyl hydrolase — protein MKKLSLLLLLISIFCYSQNFKIDTLLRDKISIRAIQIWDGKVWYAGTDSKFGYVNMKDKSDKKQIVFSQKPLQFRTLGQNKNNFYTINIESPAYFFQIDKKTLDFKVVFNDNDSTAFYDVLKFVDNDFGIAFSDPTNNQRLNISQTRNGGKKWVHCNDCKNFPYLEKGEAAFAASNTNIASAGDAIWIATGGKKSRIYRMRNKDCDWKVFETPFTQGTSSQGIYSIDFYDKNLGIAVGGDYTKQADNINNIATTNDGGQTWQIQASGQNAGYMTCVKFRPKTKGKEIVAVGDQHISFSTDYGKTWTKISDEKNLYACEWLNHDTLILAGKGKILRLKFD, from the coding sequence ATGAAAAAACTAAGTTTACTTCTACTGTTGATTTCAATATTCTGTTATTCTCAGAACTTCAAAATCGATACATTATTGAGAGATAAGATCAGCATCCGAGCCATTCAAATTTGGGATGGGAAAGTTTGGTACGCAGGGACAGATTCCAAGTTTGGTTATGTGAATATGAAAGATAAATCTGATAAGAAGCAAATTGTGTTTTCTCAAAAACCATTACAATTCAGAACGTTGGGGCAGAACAAAAATAATTTCTATACAATTAATATAGAAAGTCCAGCTTACTTTTTTCAGATTGATAAGAAAACTTTAGATTTTAAAGTTGTTTTTAATGATAACGATAGTACAGCTTTTTATGATGTATTAAAATTTGTTGACAACGACTTCGGAATTGCCTTCAGTGATCCAACCAATAATCAACGTCTAAATATTTCTCAAACCAGAAATGGCGGAAAAAAGTGGGTGCACTGTAATGATTGCAAAAATTTCCCTTACTTAGAAAAGGGCGAAGCTGCATTTGCAGCAAGTAATACAAATATTGCAAGTGCTGGCGATGCAATTTGGATTGCGACAGGAGGTAAAAAATCCAGAATTTACAGAATGAGAAACAAAGATTGTGATTGGAAAGTTTTCGAAACACCATTCACTCAAGGAACATCATCACAAGGCATCTATTCCATAGATTTCTACGACAAAAATTTAGGAATTGCAGTCGGTGGAGATTACACAAAACAAGCAGATAATATCAACAATATCGCCACCACAAACGACGGCGGACAAACCTGGCAAATCCAAGCCAGCGGACAAAATGCGGGTTATATGACCTGCGTCAAATTCCGTCCGAAAACCAAAGGCAAAGAAATCGTTGCAGTCGGCGATCAACACATCAGTTTCTCAACAGACTATGGCAAAACGTGGACGAAAATCTCAGACGAAAAAAATCTCTACGCCTGCGAATGGCTAAATCACGATACGTTGATTTTAGCAGGAAAAGGTAAAATATTAAGACTGAAATTCGATTAG
- a CDS encoding HAD family hydrolase, with translation MKNTVIFDMDGVIVDTEPLHKKAYYQHFAELNIEIDAELFSKFTGKSTRNVYQMVKDIFGIDTATEVLIQRKRTIFYDLFDTDPALKLLDGVETLINQLHSQNFQLILASSAAKTTIDRVFKRFNLFPFFTFLVSGEDFPESKPHPAIFIEAQRLSGNDKSNCIVIEDSTNGILAANGAEIFCVGYKSANSKNQNYALADLVIHHFDELDVEKLKIL, from the coding sequence ATGAAAAACACGGTTATTTTTGATATGGACGGCGTGATTGTAGATACAGAGCCACTTCACAAGAAAGCTTACTACCAACATTTCGCAGAATTGAACATCGAGATTGACGCTGAATTATTCTCAAAATTCACAGGCAAATCTACCCGAAACGTCTATCAAATGGTCAAAGATATTTTCGGCATCGATACAGCAACGGAAGTATTAATTCAAAGGAAAAGGACTATTTTTTATGATCTTTTCGATACAGATCCAGCACTCAAATTATTGGATGGCGTAGAAACTTTGATTAATCAACTTCATTCCCAAAATTTCCAATTAATCTTAGCATCTTCTGCTGCAAAAACGACAATCGACAGAGTTTTTAAGCGTTTCAATTTATTTCCGTTTTTTACATTTCTCGTAAGTGGAGAAGATTTCCCGGAATCAAAACCGCACCCTGCAATCTTCATAGAAGCACAGAGGCTTTCCGGAAATGACAAATCAAATTGTATAGTGATAGAAGACAGTACCAACGGAATCTTGGCAGCCAATGGCGCAGAAATATTTTGTGTTGGATATAAAAGTGCCAACAGTAAAAATCAAAACTACGCCTTGGCAGATTTGGTTATCCATCATTTTGATGAGTTGGATGTTGAGAAACTAAAAATTCTTTAG
- a CDS encoding GLPGLI family protein, whose translation MRYRINIFLALVMLTNFAKGQTHRFIYDVIYKKDSTSEVTTKENYILDINKSETLFYTRDFYLADSLINNNIPFPKEMKLNTSNIIAHKIGSNQFEEYDLIENTVLNLKTENSQNWKLTDEKKQIKNLILQKATTTWGGRHWIAWFTTSLPFPEGPNKFHGLPGLIIELSDDKNNYRFELAKSEKIANPEENQFIEMSRQMSIAVDWKKYKAMKLNYYESPVSFIQNGIGNSKNDDFFLNDGTVVNSQNQREINNQLRNVIKKYNNPIELDKAINYP comes from the coding sequence ATGAGATACAGGATTAATATTTTTTTAGCATTGGTAATGCTTACCAATTTTGCAAAAGGGCAAACTCACCGTTTCATATATGATGTGATTTATAAAAAAGATTCTACATCTGAGGTTACTACGAAGGAAAATTACATCTTGGATATTAACAAGTCTGAAACGCTTTTCTACACTCGGGATTTTTATCTCGCAGATTCATTAATTAATAACAATATTCCTTTTCCTAAGGAAATGAAACTAAATACTTCTAACATCATCGCTCACAAGATTGGAAGTAATCAGTTTGAGGAATATGACCTGATAGAAAATACAGTTCTGAATCTAAAAACTGAGAACAGCCAAAACTGGAAATTGACCGATGAAAAGAAACAGATTAAAAATTTAATATTACAAAAAGCTACCACAACTTGGGGCGGAAGACATTGGATTGCGTGGTTCACAACAAGTTTACCATTTCCAGAGGGTCCGAATAAATTCCACGGTTTGCCGGGTCTAATCATTGAACTTTCTGATGATAAAAACAATTACCGTTTTGAATTGGCTAAATCTGAAAAAATCGCAAACCCAGAAGAGAATCAATTCATAGAAATGTCTAGACAGATGAGCATCGCCGTAGATTGGAAAAAGTATAAAGCAATGAAACTGAACTATTACGAATCTCCTGTCAGCTTTATCCAAAATGGAATCGGTAACTCAAAAAATGATGACTTCTTTTTAAATGATGGAACAGTTGTTAACTCTCAAAATCAGAGAGAAATCAACAATCAACTTCGCAATGTTATCAAGAAATATAATAATCCAATCGAATTGGACAAAGCTATAAACTATCCTTGA
- a CDS encoding GMP synthase, whose protein sequence is MSKNDVRIALLDMNNNHPNQGMRNIKELSQAFQQQSDDHVSVEIFDVRYKNEMPDINDFDIFLSSGGPGNPHREGYEWENKYADFLDQIWNHNKKSEQKKYAFLICHSFQLAVIHFGIANVCKRKSYSFGVMPIHKSEDGEKEFLFKNLADPFYAVDSRGYQCIEPNQEKIDELDMKVVALEKYRPTVHLERALMAVRFSDEIFGTQFHPEADPTGFVKNLEDAKNKTAMIETFGMEKYLETIDRMNDDDKIVLTQAQIVPRFLKFASEQIAKNLAYS, encoded by the coding sequence ATGAGTAAGAATGATGTAAGAATTGCGCTTTTGGATATGAATAACAACCATCCGAATCAAGGGATGCGCAATATTAAAGAATTATCTCAAGCTTTTCAACAGCAATCTGATGATCATGTTTCGGTAGAGATCTTCGACGTTCGTTACAAAAACGAGATGCCAGATATTAATGATTTTGATATATTTTTATCTTCCGGAGGACCAGGAAATCCGCACCGTGAAGGCTATGAATGGGAAAACAAATACGCTGATTTCTTAGACCAGATCTGGAATCACAACAAGAAAAGTGAACAGAAAAAATATGCATTTCTAATTTGTCATTCTTTCCAATTGGCAGTGATCCATTTTGGAATTGCGAATGTTTGCAAGAGAAAATCGTACTCTTTCGGTGTGATGCCGATCCACAAATCTGAAGACGGAGAGAAAGAATTCTTGTTCAAAAATCTCGCAGACCCTTTCTACGCAGTAGATTCCCGAGGTTATCAATGCATTGAGCCGAATCAGGAAAAAATAGATGAATTGGATATGAAAGTCGTGGCTTTGGAAAAATACCGTCCAACAGTTCATTTGGAAAGAGCTTTGATGGCCGTTCGTTTTTCTGATGAGATTTTCGGAACACAATTTCATCCGGAAGCAGATCCAACTGGATTTGTGAAGAATCTTGAAGACGCCAAAAATAAAACAGCAATGATCGAAACCTTCGGAATGGAAAAATATCTGGAAACCATCGACAGAATGAATGATGATGACAAGATTGTTCTGACACAAGCGCAGATCGTTCCAAGATTCTTGAAATTTGCATCTGAGCAGATCGCTAAAAATTTAGCTTACAGTTAA
- a CDS encoding DUF421 domain-containing protein: MFLTSDSFDLKQILLGSEEWSFLLETILRTSIMFFIIIFGLRLLGKRGVKQLSVFELVVIIGLGSAAGDPMFYKDVGIMPALVVFTMIISLYSIITYIISKSKKFEKLVEGKPICLIDQGVFCIKDFKKEALGEDEFFAELRLKGVSHLGQIEKAIEEISGEISVFYYEDKDVKYGLPIMPNSLDKAIKTFAKNSYYSCSFCGYTQEFEIHNKSQCKVCGKDEWVESSNKKRIS, translated from the coding sequence ATGTTTCTCACCAGCGATTCATTCGACCTTAAACAAATTCTACTCGGTTCTGAAGAATGGAGTTTCCTTTTGGAGACCATTCTGAGAACGAGTATTATGTTCTTCATTATTATCTTCGGACTTCGGCTTCTTGGGAAACGAGGTGTAAAACAATTGTCAGTTTTTGAGCTGGTTGTAATTATCGGATTAGGTTCAGCGGCTGGAGATCCGATGTTTTACAAAGACGTCGGAATTATGCCTGCGTTGGTGGTTTTCACAATGATCATCAGTCTTTACAGCATTATCACTTATATTATCAGCAAAAGTAAAAAGTTTGAAAAATTGGTTGAAGGAAAACCAATTTGTTTAATTGATCAAGGCGTTTTCTGCATAAAAGACTTTAAAAAAGAAGCACTTGGCGAAGACGAATTCTTTGCAGAATTAAGATTGAAAGGTGTTTCTCATCTTGGTCAAATCGAAAAAGCAATTGAGGAAATTTCGGGTGAGATCAGTGTTTTCTATTATGAGGACAAGGACGTGAAATACGGTCTGCCGATTATGCCAAATTCTCTGGACAAAGCCATTAAAACATTTGCTAAAAACTCATATTATTCCTGCAGCTTTTGCGGTTACACTCAAGAATTTGAAATACACAACAAAAGCCAATGCAAAGTTTGTGGCAAAGATGAATGGGTGGAATCTTCTAACAAAAAAAGAATTTCCTAA